The genomic window AATGAGCTTTTGAATGTAATTGAAGTTGAAATCTGACTTTTTAGTGTTGTTGGTTCTATATCTCAAGCTATTATGTGATATGATTGATTCATCTATTGACAATACATgatttgcatttttatttttaactagtTGAATTATTTCCCATTGTTTGGGGATGTGTTGGTATTAAATCATTGTGTTAAGTTACATTCcctgaagcacggacactcttCAGGTTAGGCGTGTCCAGTGTCAGACACGGACAGGAAACTGACATTTATAATTACACTGAATTAAGACATTTTCTCGGATTATTATCGGTGTTGATGTGTCAGTGTTGTATCCGGTGTCCGTGTCTGTGCTTCTTAGGTTACATTGGCTCGATAGGAATTAGCTCCTAAAGTGCATTTTTTAGGATAAAgtgtgaattttttaaatttgattgGAAAGTTGAGGTTTGAGATTGTTATAAAATACATGTTATATTTACAgttgtttttcaatttgttttgattttttaagcCAAAAGGCATGAAAAAGCATGACAAAGTAGACTCATCCCAACAATGTTGTTGTCTTCTTAAACTTCAACAATCATCTGCAGTATACTCAAACTACAAAGTTGTTTAAAACATTGATAGATGAGTTTCAATCTGTCTATAATTCCGCATTTTAGCTTAAGTGCATTTTGTACTTCATATAGTATAATCCAGTTGAATTTATGATGAAAATTCTCATGCCTTTTGAATTGGTTCTTTCCAACTGGAATTCTATCACATCAATAGTCTTTGAATCTCTTGGCTTATTGACTCTTGCTTCGTTTGGTTTTTCTTCTGAGCTTTTGATTCTGTGTTATGAGCTATTTTTTATTGGATCTTCATACTATTGCTTTTTCATGAACTCGTTTTACATTTTCTCGTCTTGCACATGTCACTGGCGTTGCTTGTTTCCCTCCTCTACAAAATATCATCCAAGCAATACCTTAATTTAACATTTTGTGTGCAGATATCAGTGGACCATAATGATCAAAGAGCTGAAGCGATTCCCTGCTCCACAGCTACACCAAATTGGACTGTTCATGTTTCAGATGTGAgggatttttctttttcagataGTAGAATTGGTTTGAACTGAAATTGTTAAATACATGATCAGGAATTAATGTTATGTTTCAAGGCGGGCAGCCATAAATATTTTCCGTAAACAGTAAAACCTTTACCACTAATAGTAAAAGGCTAACGGAAGCCAAGATGACTGGAAAAGACTATTTCGGATTTGTTATGATTTGGAAAATTAAATTGGCTGATTTTTCAATAATCTTGGTTACTTTAGGTTAATGTTTTTAATCAATTCTTATATGTGCCCTTCTGTTCTGTGCTGGTGTTTTAGTTGTGCAAATTCTTTTTAATAGTTTATCATATTTCagatattttttatgaatttaagTTCAttccattttgtttttttacagaTAAGAACGGTTAAGGTGAGTAACATATCACAGATTACTTCGAAAAAGGATATTGAAGAATTCTTTTCATTCTCAGGCGATATTCAATTTATTGAGATGCAAAGGTCAGAGCACTTCCAGTGTTCTTCTCTTTATTCatctattttgataattttttttaactcctCTCCTAAATGTCTCCCCTAATCTTTGGTTGTAATTCTGCAGGGAATCTGATCGCACTCAGATTGCTTATGTTACCTTCAAAGATTCACAGGGAGCAGAAATGGCAGTTCTCTTGACGGTATGTACATATGCAAATCATTTGTGCTATAAGATAAACAGAAACATATACTTTTagttgattttcaatttttaagtaATGTGCTtattcttcaatttttaatataggGTTCTAAGATAGCTGACCTATATGTCACAATCTCACCTGTGGAGAAGTACCAGCTTCCCCCTGATGCGCTTCCCTCGAGTCCAGTAAGTACCAAATTGTTAGTTTATCCTTATATTATTTATTGCATGCAATTGATGTGTTTATATGTAGTTAAGCGAGCTAGAGATGAACTCTTCTGCTGAACATGTTTGCACTATTTTCCCGGAATATCAGTTTTTGAACCATATGGCTTAACTATTGCAGTCAAATGTATtctgtggttttttttttttttttgaaaaaaaataaaataaatgtattctGTGGTTAATATCTGTGTCTGTGTATGATAACTAAAACTTTTAAATTCAATTTGTTCGTGTTGATGCTAGGAACTTATATGCAGTACTGCAAACAATTATAGCCTGAATATGGCAGTCACAAAAtctcatatattatatatactaacCAAATTACCACTAGTATGCTATGTTAAATATTTTCAGCAAAATTCGATTTTTCACTAGATGGCTACACTGTGGGTGTTGTTTATTGTGCTAAAGTAAAATATATTGTAAACTGTGACCGGATGGATCTGAAGGAGACTTTTAGATTTTCTGTTAGAACCATCCAGTCACAGTTTATATTATGCAAAATGTCTGCATGTTTATATTATACAAAATTTTCCTAGCTTGGATGAAAATAGTAATTTCTTtactattaatttataattatatgtagAGTTTCTAATGTACAATGCTCTTCTCTATAGACAAACAAAAGTGCTGCTGCAGTTAAGAAGGCTGAAGATGTAATTAGTACTATGCTTGCCAAGGGTTTCATTTTAGGAAAGGATGCGATCAACAAGACAAAATCCTTCGATGAACGTCTTCAATTGACTTCAAATGCTTCTTCCGCAGTTGCATCTATTGATAATAAAATAGGTTTAAGTGATAAACTAAGTATTGGAACAACCATTGTCAACGAAAAGGTGAAAGAGATGGATGAAAGGTATCAACTTTCTGGAATGACAAAATCTGCTATTGCTGTTGCCGAGCAAAAAGCAAGTAGTGCTGGATCCATTATCATGAGTAATTCTTACGTCTTAACCGGAGCTTCATGGTTTTCAAGTGCATATAGCGCTATTGCTAAGGCAGCTGAGGATGTCAGCTTGATGACCAAGGAGAAGCTTGAACAAGCTGAGGTGGACAAAAAGGAGATTATTTATAGTGAAAGAATAGGGATGGTCGATGGATATTCTCAGATGCACTTCGAAGACTCTTTAAACGGCGGGCCTGCAGTAGTTCCAGTTAATTCTGACAATGACAGTAAATCTGGTAATTTTTTAACTTGATTCTGACTCACAATTCCTTAACATCCTTAAAAGCACAGCTGGGTTGACCGTGTTGGAATAGTTATTTTCAGTCTTTAGTTGCTGCACATTTGTTGTACAATGAAAAATCTTGTTGATTGTTATACTGATGTAAAGGTTGGTTCTACAGATATGATTCATAAACATGATCATCATTCTTTGTTACTCTATAGTCATATACTTTTTGGGTTTTATCTTTACTTAGTTCTCCCCTTAGGCCTTAGCCCTTATGTCCTTTCATCCAGTCTCATAagcaaaatttcactttttagaccaaatacattagttattgaatgaacctaataaacttaaaaaatgaaCTTTTGCTTATATGAGACCGGAGGGATTACCTTTGAATGGGTTTTAATACAATACCGATAATATTTATCAAATTTACAGGAAGTTGTTTCGTCAAGAGAATAACAAGTGAAATAAGTCTATTCTTTAATTTTCATTTGCggtgaaagaaaaataagttacATATAGCTCTGCTCTTGGCAATTTGGCATCTATATTTGTTCTCCATTAATGTTCTGTCTTGTTTCGATTGTGAGTTCTTAGGTTCTCAGCTACCTGCTCACATCTCAGTTGATTGAGTTCCAATCAGTTGAACTACCCACCCCTTAGTAAAATCTTATAGGTGTTCAGGAGAACCCGGGTTCGATccctgggtggaacaatttcttggtcagactttacttacctcgcggccgaacccTAGACTACTAGGGCCCCTTTCCCCTAGaaaccagagggttataaaccaaaaaaataaaaaaaatcttacagGTGTTCTAAGGAATTTCACTTAGAATGATCCCATATTGGGCTTGTGAATGTTCTCCAATAACTTTGAGTTATGCTGTATATAGGACATTTCTTaatgatattttctctcccgaccccgcgtttcttttataccccctgaatttctaattttacccttgaaaaaacttcggtttgtagaaaccgaatttttttttccttgaaaacaaatttcggtttttaaaaaccgaaatttactctgaatttgcactaaaaAAAGTTTGGTTTTTGCGAACCGAAttgaatattgggggtataaaagaatcatggGGGGTctggagagaaaacatcattaattggaaacaaatatttaaactttttatcTACTTTCTAAAAAAATTGGGGAACTTCTAAAACTATCTTgaataaaaatagaattattttcatccctttttttttttgttttgaaggaaGAACTATTTTCATCTTATTAATCCATTTCTTAACTTTCGGGCAAATCAAATGCTTCGAAAAGATTGCAATAAGGTGACGAAAGACAATAGGAATTATGTATAAACAATATGCAAGATAAACTTGCGTATAACCCTGTAATATCTTTGTAGGTCATTTACAATTAGCATCTGAGTTTTCGTCCCATTGTTGGGAAATTGTTGGGAATATAGGTATAAATGTGGATATTGTGTTCTATATTAGAACAATTAATATGTAGGGAAGCAAATGAATGAAATTTATTCAGTATTAATAATGCTTGatgaatcaaattaataaaaccATTTTCCTTCGGATGGGTAGGAAACTTTCATCACGATTTGATAACTGATGTGCTCTGTCCTGCTAGTTTGTTATCATAGGTAACGTAACAACCATTCCAGACTCTGTTGAAGTAAGTAAAGATAATATTTAAGtttcatatcaaatacatcaatACTATACTACCAATAGTTAGagaaatcaaataataatatatgatttattttactCAAATTCCTTTGTGGATCATTTGATAGAATAACTAATGAAATTATATGATTACAAGAAAAGGTGAGCTGAGTTTTCAGTACACTAACAGAGTATATTATCATACCTCCATGCAATCGTGCAGATTCTCATCCTTTGATCTAATGTGGATCTGCAAAATCACACAATTAATTATGTACTTGAAATTCTAAGTACAAACTTGTTCATAATTGAAATTCTCAATGGACAGAAAAATCCAGTTAAAAGGAAAGATGAAACATCTAATAACATTCTAAGAAAGCACACGCAACTGTACAGAATACAGATCATGAAGTGTTTAGCAATTTTTAGTGCAAACCAGGACCACATAAACATGATCCTGTACTCCATATTGATTGACTGAAACTATAATTAGTGAATTAAAATATCTATTTTGATTGACTGAAACTACATAAGTGTTTAGCAAATTTTAGTGCAAATGCATCAGTGAATTCTTTTTGAACCAAAACCACATTAGTGAATTAAAATATCTAGAAAGGACCAAATTAAACTTAAACCCCCCATCTGGCCTTGCCTAAATAATTTATAACCAACATGATTTGCTGGATACATTAATGATTCAAGTAAAGGAATAGTTCTATAAGGCAACAGTAATTACCCCTATGACTTTGTGGGATGCTTTCTGATTGAATTCTAGACAAGCCAGGATTACAACTGCAGCGGCAATAGTTGAGGGCCAGTAACACAGCTGAGCAGGACCTGCCAGAGCCAGCAATGCTAGGCATGTGACCCTTTTCTCCACAACAGCATCAGCATTAGCAGCTTTTAGGTAGAAGCTGTAAAATTTTACAAGGGGTAAATGGGCGAGTAGAACTTTGTTTCCTTCATAAGATCAATTACACTTTTTAAGATAGCGTTATATGTTTTAGAATTACAAAATTGtctcttattttaaatttatgtacAGTTTTGAAGGCAAACAAATGCTTTATTAGGTAAATAACATAACACCATAAGGCTTTGCTTAAACAGATtgttttgaattgtttctaTGAAAGAAACTGAAAACTTGATTGAAGAAATAAATATTTGGTGCCTAACATTTATGCAAAATTTTAGATCATATTTGTGCTATAAGAATGTACACAAAAGATTATACCTCAAGAAATTGTAGATGGTTGGATGAAAACACTCGAACTCGAGCACCTCCTGCACCATCCATTCCATAGCCACCACTTCGCATCTACTGTACGCACTTTTTTCTATGTAGAAATTCTTTTGCCCCACTCTATAGTGCCAACAAAAGACTCAGTTATTCATTTGAAAAAATGGAACGGACTGGAAGTCCTCAATTCTTACACTGAGAAGAGAATTAACCAGTTAACAAACAGGTGAACACAATTTTTTTCCAGCTAAAACTAAGACAACCGGAAGAAATGTTTCAATAAGATTAAGTTAAGAACCTGTTATATTGCTGGTTTTCTTCAATTCTAGTTGCCAATGTAAGACAGGCTATTCCAACAATTTGAAGGTTTCTCTCAGCTTTGAAGTATCCCTTGCTCAGGAAACGGTCAAGTAGGTTGATTCCAAGAAACATTGTCTCTTGTCGAAGATGTTTCCGATAAGATTGCTGCACATTCAAAGCAAAATTTCAAAACTAAGTAATTTTAAACAAGTCAACTAGAAATTGAAACTCCAAAAATTCAGTAGTGTGAGTTTGTGTTAGCAACATTGATAAGCATTATAGATAGCGGAAAATCAAAGCTATTTGCTCAtgttgtattctgaaacaaaaaggaaaaaatgaattaagctgtcaaaaggaaacaattatTAATGGTAATGTCATCATTTAATTAAAATGACAATTGCTTGCCTACGGCTAcaagggttaaaaaaaaaaagataaaatagtaAGAATTAAAACCTCTCTACATTTACAACTTGCAAATACTGTAAGAATTAAAATTTCTCTTTCAACCCGAACAAACTACATGCACGAATGAAAGAAAAGTGCATTCCATACTTCCATGTAGTCATGTACTATATGATGAGGATTTACCCCACACTTaattttatttcacaatttatatatatttttcatctgaTGACATTTTCactctcattttcttttattttctaacCCTCTAAAATAATGTGGCGTGTCTCACAAGACAACTGGAATCTACTACTAACAATCTCACTATTGTGCAGAACGCGCACTCTCTAACTGATTCTATTGGTTATCACAACACAACTTAATACTGATAACAAACTAgtaacaaattaataaaagtaaCAACAAGCTAACATTTCTttcacaaatataaaaaaacaagcTAACATTCAAACGCAAAGCCTGACTCTGTTTCAATTTCAACTCTCCAAGTACAACTAACTCAGTGTTTCAATTtcttaattaacaaaattatatCAAAGCGATTAACAATAATACTAGCTTTAGCTTAATTAAGTTTAGTTATAGAGCAAGCTACCTCAATGATCCAGTGAACCATTTTTGAGCGTTGCTGAAACACAAGGTCGGTGAATTTCGTTGTAGAGAAATATCTTTCAGCATAATTCCACATGAAAACTTGTCTCCGTTCTCTCTTTCTAAGCATCTGGTAACTGTCTTCATCATCCAAGTCTTCAAACTTTGAAAACTAAAATCAAACACACTAAAATAAGAAATccagaaaaagaaataaaaaataaaatagaatatgTAAAATTGAACTATGAAATTGATGAAAGCAAATGTACATTGAGTTGAAGAGAAATATCTTCTTCAACACTTGAAGACTTATTAACCGGAGAACTTAACATCATGAATTCATCGCGGTATTGAAGGAACAATGAATAAGTATGTGAAGGAGTTTCACCAACGGATCCCTGCGAAAACTGGCTACTGGAATCAAGGAACTGAGACGGACTGTAATCGGAACAATCGCCAAAAATCTCGGAGTGAAGATCAGAGAATGTAGTTGCCTGACTTGAATAATACTCTGAATCATCATCTTCGTTGAATTCCTCAGAGCAAGCTAGATCGGAATCGTAACCTGAATTATCCGAACAATTCTTCATAATTGATTGCGCTATCAAATCAGTACAATTCTCATCAGCGTTACGGTTTCTCGAAATTTGCGAGAATTCAGATTCCGATGCTCTGTTTTCCATGATTTTACTCTTCTCCTCCATAGACGAAGTTTCTCGAGCACCAGAACTAACCGAAACGACATCGTTTCGTGTTATCTCCGACGAGATATTCAAATTACCGTTACTCGATTTTGAATTCTCCGCAAAAGTAACTTCCGAAACTTCATCGTTCTCTTTTCCACTCTTAAACTTCAAAATCAAGCTTCTACTCCGATCACGAACTCCAGAATTAGAATCCACACACGAATTCTCCGAAACTTCCATTTCGTTTTCATTCCGCTTCTCAAATCTCCGATTCCTCAACAAACTCACACATTCTCCCTTCCGAACACTTCCAATTCCGCTTGAAATCTCATTTATCGATCTTGTTCTTCCTTTACCGGACAAAGCAGTAGAAATCCTACTCGAATCACACGAAACTGAAACTTCGCCGCCGGCAAAATCGGAACCAGAGCTCGAACTCGAATCAACTGAAATAACAGATAAATTCCGATTCTCTCCATAAACTTTGAATCTCGGTGAAACAACAAGCACCGGTGAGATCTGACGTCTTCTCCGGCGAGGAATTTTTGACCGGAGTTTCTTGCTAACGGTGTGCAATGGTGCTTCCTGTGGAAGCTTCCGTTTCAAATTTCTTGATCtgattattatcattattaagTGAAAATTGAATTTCGTTTGTTGAAAAGTTTAGTTAAGATGAGTGAATAGAGAGTTAGGAAAAAGGTGATGAAACGGTTATGGGAGTtatgaaaatggagaaaaaaCGAGGGAGAGAGTATTTATATGGGTTGGTCCCACGAGTGCATTTTCCGTGCACCACGTCCATACTCCATGGTCCATACCATACATACATCATCACTGTTAAATGTAACAACAAgatgttttattattttcacaTTTTGACTCACATAATAACTTTTAAATGTAACAAGTGTTTTATACAGTAGtaaattacattaattaatatttgacatttagtcaaaaaaaattaattaatattttaacataACTTTTCTTTTATGGTTATTacatctctctttttttttttgtgtcaacacatctatttatttttattttttggtcaaataacacacctagtggttagaaattccaCTCATAAGGTGGATAAATGTGATGACTGGAGTTCGAACCTTGACCCCTACATATATAGTGCAATGTcttgccaactgagctaagttcacgagacattttttttaatcatattattaattcttttttatgaGAATCAtattgttaatttaatttatgtttcatctctatttttatttttattaattttggtacaatcatctctatttttataaggttaaatatattttttgtccctataaaatatatttagtcactactttcacttttattttatttttattttctataaaaaatatctTGCACATAGATTTAGTCgctactaaaattaaatttgtttaattattaataaactcttaaattttttaaagaatttttatgggcatgtttaaaatatcaaataaaatttatttattaaaatttagatttaaaACATGATAGTAattaaacatgaattttttaaatgtacAATAGTTCAAGATAAAAATAACGAAAAATCATAatctagaaatcaaattttgagcttgTTTGTTCTGGAgaaattttttatgatgttcTAAACATaactgaaaaaaaaactattcaaaatataagttgttttattagtaggataaaaaatttaataaaaattaaataaagactAATCACATTTTATAATAACCAAAACTATATTTAACACTTATATTATTACCTCACAGTCATGTatagaaaaaagagaaagagaatcCACAAATTTTAACTCAACTggtagaaatgtcgaaattgtcaGTGTCAAATGTCATAACGTTCACTCCACTTTATGTGTGtgaatttttaattgttttggcatttcttctataaaaaaaaaaagttcatgtAATTATAGCTCATATGGAAGGAGCAGAGAAATTTGAGGTGTTGGAACGTAAATTTAGACTTATATTCTATATAATTTaaacttatattttatatttaatgtggAACCAAAAGTGAATAGGGACTGTATTAAGTGAAATTTGAGTTTCAAAGGGAGATGCAAAAAAATTTATAGCGTACCATCTTTATTGGTGAATAGGTTTCTCACAACAATAAGGACATCCTATTAATTGTGAGTATTCAACCAAAAGTGAAACCGAAAGAATAACCTTTTGAGGAAACAGATCAATAAATTATCATTGATCAAGCACAAATGCACAATCCAATAGAGGTATTAATTTTGAGCACAAGTTTCTCACATTTTCTCAATTTCATTGATTAAAGATGTACGGAAGAAATAAAGAGAAGTGCCATATATAAGCATACTTTGAATAACAAATCTAACCAATTGAACCCTTCTAGCCATGGTAAGTAATGAAGCTTTCCATGCAGATagttttgaatgaattttgtcGGCTATTGGTTATAAGCTTTCAATCTTGTAGGGTGGGAGAAGATCACTTCTCTCCTGGGGTCATATGTTTTGAGGTAGTTAGTTTAGTATTCAAACATTTTCTCTCTTTAAAAGGAAAACTTTTCTCTGAACTCTCACTAAGTTTtgcacccccccccccccccccctacTTCAATTCAAATCTCCAGATTCCGATGTAACTCTAGGGGTGGTGGTGCGACGAGATCCGACTCTGCACCACCTGTCCAACCCGTCACCTTACCTACTCCGGTCGTTTTTTCCTCCTTTTCGGTTTTGCGGGAACGGATCTATCTTCTTCCTGgtgtttgatgttttgaaggAGGCGAGGGTGATGGCGGTGCTGCCGGTTCTCGGTGTTTTGGTTTGGCCGGATTTGGGTTTTGGTCTTGTAAGGTTGACGAGGTGCTGCTGTGGCGGTGTGATGATGTTGTGGTGGTGTTGGATCTGGCATCGCCGGGGTGTGATTGATGTCGTGTGTGATTGGATTTCTTTGATACTGGATTCTCTAGCCGTtttcaaatctgttgagatttgcaggacTCTTTTTGAGTCGCTGATGGTTTctaaatctgttgagatttgcaggtcTCTATGTATCTGGTTGGCTTCTATCGCGTCAATGTTGATCGTTTGGAAGCGGTCTGCATGATGAGACTCATCTGCCTAGGTTTTCTTTCTACCGGTGTCACATCAATTTTTTACTCAAGAATTGTTTTTTTGGATTCTGATGGACCGATCACTTTTGCttcgagatcgggagttagtTGTCTAGTGGCATCTCTTTGATTCAGGTTGTTGTCTTCTTTGGTGGTCATGAAGCTGAGGAGTGTCTTTCTAAGAATGAGATTAGATTTAGACCTCTATTAGGTGGTGTctgttttagtattttcattGGTGTTCTGCTT from Trifolium pratense cultivar HEN17-A07 linkage group LG1, ARS_RC_1.1, whole genome shotgun sequence includes these protein-coding regions:
- the LOC123902636 gene encoding binding partner of ACD11 1-like, with product MSISVDHNDQRAEAIPCSTATPNWTVHVSDIRTVKVSNISQITSKKDIEEFFSFSGDIQFIEMQRESDRTQIAYVTFKDSQGAEMAVLLTGSKIADLYVTISPVEKYQLPPDALPSSPTNKSAAAVKKAEDVISTMLAKGFILGKDAINKTKSFDERLQLTSNASSAVASIDNKIGLSDKLSIGTTIVNEKVKEMDERYQLSGMTKSAIAVAEQKASSAGSIIMSNSYVLTGASWFSSAYSAIAKAAEDVSLMTKEKLEQAEVDKKEIIYSERIGMVDGYSQMHFEDSLNGGPAVVPVNSDNDSKSGNFLT
- the LOC123896964 gene encoding cyclin-SDS yields the protein MIIIRSRNLKRKLPQEAPLHTVSKKLRSKIPRRRRRQISPVLVVSPRFKVYGENRNLSVISVDSSSSSGSDFAGGEVSVSCDSSRISTALSGKGRTRSINEISSGIGSVRKGECVSLLRNRRFEKRNENEMEVSENSCVDSNSGVRDRSRSLILKFKSGKENDEVSEVTFAENSKSSNGNLNISSEITRNDVVSVSSGARETSSMEEKSKIMENRASESEFSQISRNRNADENCTDLIAQSIMKNCSDNSGYDSDLACSEEFNEDDDSEYYSSQATTFSDLHSEIFGDCSDYSPSQFLDSSSQFSQGSVGETPSHTYSLFLQYRDEFMMLSSPVNKSSSVEEDISLQLNFSKFEDLDDEDSYQMLRKRERRQVFMWNYAERYFSTTKFTDLVFQQRSKMVHWIIEQSYRKHLRQETMFLGINLLDRFLSKGYFKAERNLQIVGIACLTLATRIEENQQYNRVGQKNFYIEKSAYSRCEVVAMEWMVQEVLEFECFHPTIYNFLSFYLKAANADAVVEKRVTCLALLALAGPAQLCYWPSTIAAAVVILACLEFNQKASHKVIGIHIRSKDENLHDCMESLEWLLRYL